From a single Pseudalkalibacillus hwajinpoensis genomic region:
- a CDS encoding urease accessory protein UreE codes for MIISEVKGNIRDEKAMQSHIERVYLRSDELVKRIQRVKTDHGNELGIRLSKPKDLVDGDILYRTDDNMIVVSVMEDEVIAIRPTSIKQMGEVAHMLGNRHLPAQFEGEEMIIQHDYLVVQLLTELNVPHTIEKRKMKEAFKYIGHDHE; via the coding sequence ATGATTATTAGTGAGGTTAAAGGAAACATACGTGATGAAAAAGCTATGCAATCGCATATTGAGAGAGTCTATCTTCGCAGTGATGAACTTGTAAAGCGGATTCAACGCGTGAAAACCGATCATGGAAATGAGCTTGGAATTCGACTGTCAAAACCGAAGGATTTAGTTGATGGTGATATTCTTTATCGCACTGACGATAATATGATTGTCGTCAGTGTAATGGAAGATGAAGTGATTGCGATTCGCCCAACATCTATTAAGCAGATGGGGGAAGTGGCGCATATGCTCGGCAATCGTCATTTGCCAGCTCAATTTGAAGGGGAAGAGATGATTATTCAACATGATTACCTTGTTGTTCAGTTGTTGACTGAACTGAATGTACCACACACCATTGAAAAGCGAAAAATGAAAGAAGCTTTTAAATATATTGGCCATGACCATGAGTAA
- the ureC gene encoding urease subunit alpha produces MSFELSRKAYSDMFGPTVGDQVRLADTELFIEVERDKTTYGDEVKFGGGKVIRDGMGQHPLVTRKDAVDLVITNALIVDYTGIYKADIGVKDGRIETIGKSGNPYLMDDVDIVIGASTEVIAAEGMIVTAGGIDSHIHFICPQLIETAIESGITTMLGGGTGPATGTNATTCTPGEWNIHRMLESAESFPVNLGFLGKGNASGEEALQEQIEAGAIGLKLHEDWGTTAASIDTALTVADQYDIQVAIHTDTLNEGGFVEDTLNSIGGRVIHTYHTEGAGGGHAPDIIKAASYSHILPSSTNPTRPFTTNTIAEHLDMLMVCHHLDSSVPEDVAFADSRIRKETIAAEDILHDMGVFSIISSDSQAMGRVGEVISRTWQTADKMKRQRGALPLRAENDNERVKRYIAKYTINPAIAHGISEEVGSIEVGKLADLVLWKPAFFGVKPEQILKGGMIAWSVMGDPNASIPTPQPALYRPMFGQYGKAKSKTSITFLSQVAIDKGVHEKLGLQKVIKPVRNIRKLRKKDMKYNGETPDIQVDPETYEVVVDGELITCEPATSVPLAQRYFLF; encoded by the coding sequence ATGAGTTTCGAACTTTCTAGAAAAGCGTATTCCGATATGTTTGGTCCTACTGTGGGTGATCAAGTCCGATTAGCCGATACAGAGTTATTTATTGAAGTGGAACGTGACAAAACGACGTATGGGGATGAAGTGAAATTCGGTGGTGGAAAGGTCATTCGTGATGGAATGGGGCAGCATCCACTTGTAACAAGAAAGGATGCAGTAGATCTTGTTATTACGAATGCGCTCATAGTCGATTACACGGGCATTTATAAGGCGGACATTGGTGTAAAGGATGGTCGGATTGAAACCATTGGAAAATCAGGAAATCCTTATCTGATGGATGATGTTGATATTGTGATTGGTGCTTCTACTGAGGTAATTGCAGCAGAGGGAATGATTGTTACAGCAGGGGGCATCGATTCACATATCCATTTTATCTGTCCACAGCTGATCGAAACGGCGATTGAGTCAGGGATCACAACTATGTTAGGAGGTGGGACGGGTCCCGCGACAGGAACAAATGCCACGACCTGTACGCCTGGTGAGTGGAACATTCATCGCATGCTTGAATCTGCAGAATCTTTTCCAGTTAACCTTGGATTTCTTGGCAAAGGAAATGCTTCAGGCGAAGAAGCTTTGCAGGAACAAATTGAAGCCGGTGCCATTGGACTGAAGCTTCATGAGGACTGGGGAACGACGGCAGCATCCATTGATACCGCCTTAACTGTAGCCGATCAGTATGATATTCAGGTAGCCATTCATACCGATACATTGAACGAAGGAGGGTTTGTGGAAGATACGCTGAATTCGATCGGTGGTCGTGTGATACATACTTATCATACAGAAGGAGCAGGTGGAGGGCATGCGCCAGATATTATTAAGGCTGCCTCATATTCGCATATCCTACCATCGTCCACGAATCCAACGAGGCCATTTACGACAAATACAATTGCGGAGCATTTAGATATGCTGATGGTTTGCCATCATCTTGATTCCTCTGTACCGGAAGATGTTGCTTTTGCCGATTCAAGGATTCGAAAAGAGACGATTGCGGCGGAAGATATTTTACATGATATGGGTGTCTTCAGCATTATTAGTTCAGATTCACAGGCGATGGGACGCGTAGGAGAAGTGATTTCGAGAACGTGGCAAACGGCGGATAAAATGAAAAGACAGCGTGGTGCATTACCGTTACGGGCCGAGAACGATAATGAACGAGTGAAGCGATATATAGCGAAATACACGATCAACCCTGCGATTGCTCATGGAATTTCTGAGGAAGTAGGATCGATCGAGGTAGGAAAGTTAGCTGATTTGGTTTTATGGAAGCCGGCCTTTTTCGGGGTGAAGCCCGAGCAAATTCTGAAAGGCGGGATGATCGCCTGGAGTGTAATGGGAGATCCGAATGCTTCTATTCCTACTCCACAGCCAGCTCTTTACAGGCCGATGTTCGGTCAATACGGGAAAGCGAAATCGAAAACATCCATTACCTTTTTATCGCAGGTAGCGATTGATAAAGGAGTTCATGAAAAACTTGGACTCCAAAAGGTCATCAAACCTGTTCGGAACATACGAAAGCTTAGAAAGAAAGATATGAAGTACAACGGGGAGACTCCAGATATTCAGGTTGATCCTGAGACGTATGAAGTAGTAGTGGATGGAGAACTGATTACGTGTGAACCGGCTACTAGTGTTCCACTGGCGCAACGATACTTTTTATTTTGA
- a CDS encoding urease subunit beta yields MIPGEYKLKSTPITCNEGKETIEIEVTNIGDRPVQIGSHFHFYEVNESLRFDRDSAFGMHLNIAAGTAVRFEPGDAKEVMLVAFSGSRKVFGLNNKTNGPLDGEVNR; encoded by the coding sequence TTGATTCCAGGTGAATACAAGTTAAAATCAACACCTATTACGTGTAATGAGGGGAAAGAAACAATTGAAATTGAAGTCACTAATATAGGTGATCGGCCGGTGCAAATTGGCTCTCATTTCCATTTCTATGAAGTGAATGAATCGTTGCGGTTTGATCGAGACAGCGCTTTTGGAATGCACTTGAATATAGCAGCAGGTACTGCAGTGCGATTTGAACCAGGAGATGCGAAAGAGGTCATGCTTGTTGCGTTCTCAGGATCTCGGAAAGTATTTGGGCTGAATAATAAAACGAATGGTCCATTAGATGGTGAGGTGAATCGATGA
- a CDS encoding urease subunit gamma: MKLMAREQEKLMIVVAADLARRRQARGLKLNYPEAIAIITYEVLEGARDGKSVAELMQYGRTILTREDVMEGLPEMIPDIQVEATFRDGTKLVTVHDPII, encoded by the coding sequence TTGAAATTGATGGCAAGAGAACAGGAAAAACTGATGATTGTCGTGGCAGCAGATTTAGCAAGAAGGCGCCAAGCTAGAGGATTAAAGCTAAATTATCCAGAAGCAATCGCAATCATTACATATGAAGTGTTGGAAGGTGCGCGTGATGGTAAGAGCGTTGCAGAACTGATGCAATATGGAAGAACAATTTTAACAAGAGAAGATGTAATGGAGGGTCTCCCGGAAATGATTCCGGATATTCAAGTGGAGGCGACATTCCGGGATGGGACGAAGTTAGTTACCGTTCATGATCCAATTATATGA
- a CDS encoding nitroreductase family protein yields the protein MEKIFGSSSTRTEAGTDKKDFFEAVKDRRSIYGIGKERVISDEKLQEVIEYAVKHTPSAFNSQSARVVVLLDENHNKLWNEITKETLRAIVPADQFEATEGRMNGFASGYGTVLFFEDQEVIKGFQEKLPTFAVNFPKWSQQSSGMLQFVIWTALEKEGLGASLQHYNPLIDDQVKEEWNVPANWELIAQMPFGNPTAPPGEKEFQPVEERVKFHK from the coding sequence ATGGAAAAGATTTTTGGAAGTAGTTCTACAAGAACTGAAGCAGGTACAGACAAGAAGGATTTCTTCGAGGCAGTGAAGGATAGAAGATCAATTTACGGAATTGGGAAAGAAAGAGTAATCTCAGATGAAAAGCTTCAAGAAGTGATTGAATATGCGGTGAAGCATACACCATCGGCTTTCAATTCACAAAGCGCACGTGTTGTCGTCCTTCTTGACGAAAATCACAACAAGCTTTGGAATGAGATTACGAAAGAAACCCTACGTGCTATTGTTCCGGCAGACCAGTTTGAAGCAACAGAAGGCCGCATGAACGGGTTTGCGAGCGGATATGGTACGGTACTCTTCTTTGAGGATCAGGAGGTTATTAAAGGATTCCAAGAAAAACTTCCAACGTTTGCGGTTAATTTCCCGAAATGGTCACAGCAGTCTTCAGGCATGCTTCAATTTGTGATCTGGACTGCTTTAGAAAAGGAGGGCCTTGGTGCTTCCCTTCAGCATTATAATCCCCTCATTGATGATCAAGTTAAGGAAGAGTGGAATGTACCGGCAAACTGGGAATTAATCGCCCAAATGCCATTTGGTAATCCAACGGCTCCTCCAGGAGAGAAAGAGTTTCAACCTGTTGAAGAAAGAGTGAAATTTCATAAGTGA
- a CDS encoding VOC family protein: MKFHSSPIPHTGEIQLLVSDLKRSITFYRKVIGFGLLQETKELAVLTTDGVTPLITLEQTEMKRKFPSAGLYHFALLVPKRRDLANVLTHLLSTGYPLQGASDHEVSEAIYLADPDGNGIELYADRPSEEWNWKKDSVVMTTEVLDAEGLMKEAEGSLDGLPAGTVLGHIHLQVSDLEEAKTFYQQGLGLQIVSQIGSQALFASYGGYHHHLGMNTWQSAGAEPSKEGSIGLKWFSLIFPDEQERSKRVEQVKQFSKVWKEGNEFYTKDPSGNMIRISLEK, encoded by the coding sequence ATGAAATTTCATTCATCCCCAATTCCACATACAGGTGAAATTCAATTATTAGTTAGTGATCTAAAGCGATCTATCACATTCTATAGGAAGGTTATCGGTTTCGGATTACTTCAGGAAACAAAAGAGCTTGCGGTGCTCACTACAGATGGTGTGACCCCTTTGATAACACTGGAACAAACAGAAATGAAGAGGAAATTTCCTTCAGCAGGATTGTATCACTTTGCCCTTCTTGTTCCTAAGAGAAGAGATCTCGCAAATGTGCTGACTCACCTTCTGAGCACAGGCTATCCACTTCAAGGAGCGTCTGATCACGAAGTTAGCGAAGCGATTTATCTTGCCGATCCAGATGGGAATGGAATCGAACTATATGCGGATCGACCATCAGAAGAATGGAACTGGAAGAAAGACAGTGTAGTTATGACGACGGAAGTTCTTGATGCAGAGGGATTAATGAAAGAGGCGGAAGGAAGCCTTGATGGGTTGCCTGCCGGTACTGTTCTGGGACACATTCATCTTCAGGTTTCTGATTTAGAGGAAGCAAAGACATTTTATCAGCAAGGGCTGGGGCTTCAAATTGTAAGTCAAATTGGAAGCCAAGCGTTATTCGCATCGTATGGTGGTTATCACCATCATCTCGGAATGAATACGTGGCAAAGTGCTGGTGCAGAACCATCAAAAGAAGGAAGCATCGGGCTTAAATGGTTTTCACTTATATTTCCAGATGAACAAGAAAGAAGCAAGCGTGTTGAGCAAGTGAAGCAATTCAGCAAGGTATGGAAAGAAGGAAATGAATTTTATACAAAAGATCCTTCAGGGAATATGATTCGAATTAGTTTGGAAAAATAA
- a CDS encoding winged helix-turn-helix transcriptional regulator — translation MSKSSLCPKFEKAMSLLSQRWTGLIIHQLLEGPQRFCTVESSIAISGRVLSERLKDLEQQGIVKRNVYPETPVRIEYSLSDKGLALAPVLHEIENWAGDWVEVEDSDQT, via the coding sequence ATGAGTAAATCGTCTCTTTGTCCTAAGTTTGAAAAAGCAATGTCTCTTCTAAGCCAGCGATGGACAGGCTTGATCATCCATCAACTCCTAGAAGGCCCTCAACGATTTTGTACAGTTGAATCATCTATCGCAATAAGTGGAAGGGTTCTATCTGAGAGGTTAAAGGACCTTGAGCAGCAAGGAATCGTTAAACGAAATGTCTACCCTGAAACGCCAGTGCGTATTGAGTATTCATTAAGCGATAAAGGCCTTGCACTAGCACCAGTCCTGCATGAGATTGAAAACTGGGCTGGAGATTGGGTAGAAGTAGAAGATTCAGATCAAACATAG